The following coding sequences are from one Onychomys torridus chromosome 14, mOncTor1.1, whole genome shotgun sequence window:
- the LOC118595305 gene encoding protein AHNAK2-like, which yields MCDCFHVVLPTWPGAPGSVSGRQLQNQEPGVGTEEDYSVTEGPVGEIIRPRPQGSSPVYEYTAEGAGFGAQENNQGRHSSSGRRRSWWKRDSGESTAFSSMSHPESTREAAEVTLKTDVESGASGYTVTGGGDQGIFVKQVLKDSSAARLFSLREGDQLLSATIFFDHMKYEDALKILQYSEPYKVQFRIKRKLSASKGEESAIQQSQQCLKGQEKQDKASADRYMETPTKTLETDGDRERLISKSRDGRQRRPQDRRSWPKFQALRSKRGTCPRRSHSSSEASEHRDTHDVSPTSTDTEAQLTGDNREQKSGSGRRRRRFLNLRFGMSSGEGPNTTEQVDRELQDRQDRAGGLQESKPQEDKAQTPRFMSALTMQKPTKSSHPNLDKEGPGEVKTDTHHRKKKQLAKQDKEKTLGQHRDEPAPGRSWDDQWEEVESLEIGIARLSLQDKPDQGSSQVSQCHGKTQEAGFSQKKKETKRYTSEVVLGEGVHGESGDRDQKTMQGEAASQGGTINYTETGRDDGRESGRKEEKREDTEQVTQTQQIKMKMPKFRTPSFGWSPTKEVTTMKKRQEEKTLDYETMEEETPNESKERKQRNNVKDIETREKTEDRVRTGTIEEEQKRKEREYPQTELRFKMPKFKMPSFSVSAPGKPSLEASLEVAAPKVEADVGLPSVQGDLKTPDLSIQLPSADLEVKAGQVGVKLPEGQLPEGELPAQAAAGAGLKGHLPKVQMPSLKMPKVDLKGPHVDLKGPKVDVKGPKGELSGPEVDVALPGVEVDILAPGAKLDGDLALADKDVAAKDSKFKMPKFKMPSFGVSAPGKPSLEASLEVAAPKVEADVGLPSVQGDLKTPDLSIQLPSADLEVKAGQVGVKLPEGQLPEGELPAQAAAGAGLKGHLPKVQMPSLKMPKVDLKGPHVDLKGPKVDVKGPKGELSGPEVDVALPGVEVDIQAPGAKLEGDLALADKDEAAKDSKFKMPKFKMPWFGVSAPGKPSLEASLEVAAPKVEADVGLPSVQGDLKTPDLSIQLPSADLEVKAGQVAVKLPEGQLPEGELPAQAAAGAGLKGHLPKVQMPSLKMPKVDLKGAHVDLKGPKVDVKGPKVELSGPDVEVSLPNIISPVCSSSTFLGSHDSFDTPVTSFKAQLLFPKFHKPKFVISIPPSSAEYGCPVSESGIHSSLSPSAMSESCAPLVLSSEPPVSPVVEESSIEPALTSPVEASDQEGKGSSFKLPRIKIPPFHWSPKKEGGSASDSESLQVDPITGLGFSMIETDTQIGTCASPVESQQHASMEKETEKGRTRKLSFSLPRLALPKIKGSKGRAAMLQGDVKPSLPGTTAGVDLVVIETTVTDMHVGSTHSSDVTTEPCVISPSMTAGVTGPKADLPLPKDDLDVRGDSKSHLFVGVSASEPLGGLTASITGDLQPSCRQRDIASTMESPEMDPTAKEMSTGSHERWFKMPKFRVPVFRRSSSKEQDGAGEQEATQTQTPAVSVPLETEVAAATVQLPHVPEPKVGAHVSLESPEEGTSVKTPESLTYADVVKRDLHGTGSRLQSSIAGMSETHLSTPELGTHPAKDSFSLEMSGVRVSEPQLPPEGIGGNILAEVEARTGSWSSQPQGPLRLKASLTEMPSQVSVVSTSQLWEDSVLTVTFPKLKVPKFSFQASSSEADVFFPVVREVQSTEASTGMRKDSPGLWGASILKTGAEDPRAPPASLEQSLEASPISKVRVHIQGSQGESQEVMICSRVEREGSDSSAHGAFSTQIVRESEIPASTVQNPSYGFSLLKVKIPEPPLQASVYTVAPDSQVQQGMGGAPLPAVGDIPPDAGEPFEMISSSVGMPPPPPPPPPISSEGPPGPQSTDSTSDEEPAEILEFPEDSQEVKTPEMATKQKSEGKKASLLWSWLPSIGFSSVEETADDSRDTAQRPAPVHVQPAARLDPELPRKQEKAGWFRFPKLGFSSSPTKKSRSAEDEEGQAEQRPQEETITFFDARESFSPEEEEGEAETEVTNARPGSKATVASSARTELVLLEQTKDTGDKSAPRPVAK from the exons gGGATCAACTTCTCAGTGCAACCATATTCTTCGACCACATGAAATATGAAGATGCTCTTAAAATCCTTCAGTACTCAGAACCATACAAAGTTCAGTTCAGAATCAAACGGAAACTCTCTGCCAGCAAGGGAGAGGAGTCAGCCATTCAGCAATCTCAGCAATGTTTGAAAGGCCAGGAAAAACAG GACAAGGCCAGTGCTGACAGATACATGGAGACCCCGACAAAGACGTTAGAGACAGATGGAGACCGAGAACGGCTGATTTCTAAGTCCAGGGACGGTCGCCAGAGGCGGCCCCAGGACAGACGCTCCTGGCCAAAATTTCAAGCCTTAAGGAGCAAGCGGGGGACATGCCCCCGACGCTCACACAGTTCCTCAGAAGCCTCAGAGCACAGGGACACACATGATGTGTCCCCCACaagcacagacacagaggccCAGCTGACAGGTGACAACCGAGAGCAGAAGTCAGGGTCAGGAAGACGAAGGAGAAGGTTCCTGAACCTGAGATTTGGGATGAGCTCAGGAGAAGGCCCCAATACAACTGAGCAAGTggacagagagctccaggacaggcaggatcGTGCTGGAGGGCTGCAAGAGTCCAAACCACAGGAGGACAAGGCACAGACACCCAGATTCATGTCTGCCCTAACTATGCAGAAGCCTACAAAGTCCAGTCACCCCAACTTGGACAAAGAAGGCCCTGGAGAAGTGAAAACAGACACACATCACAGAAAGAAGAAGCAGTTGGCAAAACAAGACAAGGAGAAGACACTTGGCCAGCATAGAGATGAGCCAGCCCCAGGAAGGAGCTGGGATGACCAATGGGAGGAGGTAGAGAGCCTGGAAATTGGAATTGCAAGATTGTCTCTGCAAGACAAACCTGACCAAGGCAGCTCACAGGTTTCACAATGTCACGGGAAAACCCAGGAAGCTGGGTtttcccaaaaaaagaaagagacaaaaagataCACGTCAGAGGTTGTCCTAGGAGAGGGGGTACATGGAGAATCAGGGGACAGGGACCAGAAAACGATGCAGGGAGAAGCAGCTTCACAGGGAGGAACAATAAACTATACAGAAACAGGAAGGGACGATGGGAGAGAAAGTGGccgaaaagaagagaagagagaagacactGAACAGGTAACACAGACGCAACAAATAAAGATGAAGATGCCCAAATTCAGGACACCGTCCTTCGGATGGTCTCCAACAAAGGAAGTAACAACCatgaaaaaaagacaggaagaaaagacattggattatgaaacAATGGAGGAAGAAACACCAAATGagtccaaagaaagaaaacagaggaacaATGTAAAGGACATAGAGACAcgagagaaaacagaagatagAGTGAGAACAGGGACAATAGAAgaagaacaaaaaaggaaggaacgAGAGTACCCCCAAACGGAATTAAGATTCAAGATGCCCAAGTTCAAGATGCCCTCGTTCAGCGTGTCCGCGCCTGGCAAGCCGTCCCTGGAGGCCTCGCTGGAGGTGGCGGCGCCCAAGGTGGAGGCGGACGTGGGTCTGCCCTCCGTGCAGGGCGACCTCAAGACCCCTGACCTCAGCATTCAGCTGCCCTCCGCCGACCTGGAGGTCAAGGCTGGCCAGGTGGGCGTGAAGCTGCCCGAGGGCCAGCTGCCCGAGGGAGAGCTGCCcgcccaggctgctgctggggCCGGCCTGAAGGGCCACCTGCCCAAGGTGCAGATGCCCAGCCTCAAGATGCCCAAGGTGGACCTGAAGGGCCCCCACGTGGACCTGAAGGGCCCCAAGGTGGACGTGAAGGGCCCCAAGGGAGAGCTGAGCGGCCCCGAAGTGGACGTGGCCCTGCCCGGCGTGGAGGTGGACATCCTGGCCCCGGGTGCCAAGCTGGATGGGGACCTGGCCCTGGCCGACAAGGACGTGGCCGCCAAAGACAGCAAGTTCAAGATGCCCAAGTTCAAGATGCCCTCGTTCGGCGTGTCCGCGCCTGGCAAGCCGTCCCTGGAGGCCTCGCTGGAGGTGGCGGCGCCCAAGGTGGAGGCGGACGTGGGCCTGCCCTCCGTGCAGGGCGACCTCAAGACCCCTGACCTCAGCATTCAGCTGCCCTCCGCCGACCTGGAGGTCAAGGCCGGCCAGGTGGGCGTGAAGCTGCCCGAGGGCCAGCTGCCCGAGGGAGAGCTGCCcgcccaggctgctgctggggCCGGCCTGAAGGGCCACCTGCCCAAGGTGCAGATGCCCAGCCTCAAGATGCCCAAGGTGGACCTGAAGGGCCCCCACGTGGACCTGAAGGGCCCCAAGGTGGACGTGAAGGGCCCCAAGGGAGAGCTGAGCGGCCCCGAAGTGGACGTGGCCCTGCCCGGCGTGGAGGTGGACATCCAGGCCCCGGGTGCCAAGCTGGAGGGGGACCTGGCCCTGGCCGACAAGGACGAGGCCGCCAAAGACAGCAAGTTCAAGATGCCCAAGTTCAAGATGCCCTGGTTCGGCGTGTCCGCGCCTGGCAAGCCGTCCCTGGAGGCCTCGCTGGAGGTGGCGGCCCCCAAGGTGGAGGCGGACGTGGGCCTGCCCTCCGTGCAGGGCGACCTCAAGACCCCTGACCTCAGCATTCAGCTGCCCTCCGCCGACCTGGAGGTCAAGGCCGGCCAGGTGGCCGTGAAGCTGCCCGAGGGCCAGCTGCCCGAGGGAGAGCTgccagcccaggctgctgctggggCCGGCCTGAAGGGCCACCTGCCCAAGGTGCAGATGCCCAGCCTCAAGATGCCCAAGGTGGACCTGAAGGGCGCCCACGTGGACCTGAAGGGCCCCAAGGTGGACGTGAAGGGCCCCAAGGTGGAGCTGAGCGGCCCTGACGTTGAGGTTTCCCTTCCTAATATCATTTCTCCTGTTTGCTCTTCAAGTACCTTTTTGGGGTCACATGACTCTTTTGATACTCCAGTCACCTCTTTTAAAGCTCAACTTTTGTTTCCTAAGTTCCATAAACCTAAGTTTGTCATTTCCATTCCCCCATCGTCCGCAGAATATGGTTGTCCTGTGTCTGAGAGTGGCATTCACTCTTCTCTTAGTCCTTCTGCAATGTCAGAGTCTTGCGCCCCCCTTGTTCTGTCTTCAGAACCACCTGTTTCTCCTGTTGTGGAGGAATCCTCGATAGAGCCTGCATTGACTTCTCCCGTTGAAGCATCTGatcaggaaggaaagggaagttcCTTCAAATTGCCACGCATCAAGATCCCTCCATTCCACTGGTCTCCCAAAAAGGAAGGAGGGTCTGCAAGTGATTCTGAGTCTCTTCAGGTGGACCCCATCACTGGTTTAGGCTTCTCCATGATTGAAACGGACACTCAAATTGGGACATGTGCTTCCCCAGTGGAGTCACAGCAGCATGCATCTatggagaaggaaacagagaagggaagaacCCGGAAGCTGAGCTTTTCCTTGCCACGGCTTGCACTCCCCAAGATAAAGGGTTCTAAGGGTCGGGCTGCCATGCTCCAGGGAGATGTGAAGCCTTCACTTCCTGGTACTACAGCTGGTGTTGACTTGGTAGTCATAGAAACCACTGTCACTGATATGCATGTTGGGAGCACTCATTCATCAGATGTCACTACAGAGCCCTGTGTCATATCCCCCTCCATGACAGCAGGGGTGACTGGGCCCAAAGCTGATCTTCCACTTCCCAAAGATGACCTGGATGTCAGAGGTGACAGCAAGAGTCATCTGTTTGTGGGTGTGTCTGCAAGTGAGCCCCTTGGGGGACTGACAGCATCTATAACTGGAGATCTGCAGCCATCCTGTAGACAAAGAGATATTGCCTCCACCATGGAAAGCCCTGAGATGGATCCCACAGCAAAAGAGATGTCAACAGGCTCGCATGAACGCTGGTTCAAAATGCCTAAGTTCCGAGTTCCTGTTTTTAGGCGCTCTTCATCCAAGGAgcaagatggggctggagaacaGGAAGCTACTCAGACACAGACTCCTGCTGTCAGTGTACCCTTAGAGACAGAAGTAGCAGCAGCCACTGTGCAGCTGCCCCATGTGCCTGAGCCGAAGGTAGGGGCACATGTCTCCCTGGAGTCCCCAGAGGAAGGGACCAGTGTGAAGACCCCAGAAAGCCTGACGTATGCAGATGTTGTAAAACGTGATCTCCATGGAACAGGCTCTAGGCTGCAGAGCTCCATTGCTGGGATGTCTGAGACACATCTGTCCACCCCTGAGTTAGGGACCCATCCAGCTAAGGACTCCTTCTCCCTTGAGATGTCTGGTGTGAGAGTCTCAGAACCCCAGCTTCCTCCAGAAGGAATAGGAGGAAACATTCTTGCTGAGGTGGAGGCTAGAACAGGAAGTTGGTCTTCCCAGCCGCAAGGGCCTCTGAGGCTGAAGGCTTCCCTCACTGAGATGCCATCCCAGGTCTCTGTGGTGAGCACAAGTCAGCTTTGGGAGGATTCTGTGTTGACTGTAACATTCCCCAAACTAAAGGTGCCCAAGTTCTCCTTCCAAGCCTCCAGCTCTGAGGCTGATGTATTCTTCCCTGTGGTGAGGGAGGTGCAATCTACAGAGGCCAGCACTGGCATGCGTAAAGACAGCCCTGGGCTCTGGGGAGCCAGCATTCTAAAAACAGGAGCTGAGGATCCCAGAGCGCCACCAGCAAGCCTTGAGCAGTCCTTGGAAGCATCCCCAATTTCTAAGGTCAGAGTGCACATTCAGGGGTCTCAAGGTGAGAGTCAAGAAGTCATGATCTGCAGCAGGGTGGAACGAGAGGGTTCGGATTCCTCAGCACACGGAGCCTTTTCCACTCAGATTGTGCGGGAGTCAGAGATTCCTGCTTCTACAGTTCAGAATCCTTCTTATGGGTTTTCTTTGCTGAAAGTGAAAATCCCAGAACCCCCCCTGCAGGCTAGTGTGTATACTGTGGCTCCCGACTCCCAGGTGCAACAGGGCATGGGTGGAGCTCCCTTGCCCGCTGTTGGCGATATCCCACCTGATGCCGGCGAACCATTTGAAATGATCTCTTCCAGTGTTGGCATGCCgccgcccccaccaccaccaccaccgataTCATCTGAGGGGCCTCCTGGGCCCCAGTCTACGGACAGCACCTCTGATGAGGAGCCAGCCGAGATTCTTGAATTTCCCGAGGACAGCCAGGAGGTAAAGACCCCTGAGATGGCTACAAAACAGAAATCAGAAGGTAAAAAGGCCAGCCTGTTGTGGTCCTGGCTTCCAAGCATTGGCTTCTCCTCTGTGGAAGAGACGGCTGATGATTCCAGAGACACCGCCCAAAGACCGGCTCCAGTCCACGTGCAGCCTGCAGCTCGGCTGGACCCTGAACTGCCCAGGAAACAGGAGAAGGCAGGCTGGTTCCGGTTTCCCAAGTTAGGGTTCTCCTCTTCGCCTACCAAGAAGAGCAGAAGTGCTGAAGATGAGGAAGGGCAGGCAGAGCAGAGACCCCAGGAAGAAACTATCACCTTTTTTGATGCTCGAGAAAGCTTCTCtcccgaggaggaggagggggaagctgagacagaggTGACAAATGCCAGGCCCGGTTCCAAAGCGACGGTggcatcctctgcaagaacagaactAGTACTGTTGGAACAGACTAAAGACACCGGTGACAAATCTGCACCCAGGCCTGTGGCCAAATGA